From Serinus canaria isolate serCan28SL12 chromosome 26, serCan2020, whole genome shotgun sequence, one genomic window encodes:
- the YOD1 gene encoding ubiquitin thioesterase OTU1, with amino-acid sequence MLRLRCKARSGSHALPGLSPHSRLRDMQAALAALTGVPAPAQRLLHGFPPRSLDLSDGERRLGELGIHSGDTLIVEEDTSKPEPGSPVVAKKAMSQPVREAVPVLARRVVPADNSCLFTSIFYVVEGGVYDPGCAPEMRNLIAQIVASDPESYCEAVLGKTNREYCDWIRREETWGGAIEVSILSKFYQCEICVVDTQTVRIDRFGEDAGYSKRVLLIYDGIHYDPLERRLPASDLPPQTIFPSSDDVVLAQALELADEARRKRQFTDVNRFALRCMVCQKGLTGQLEAREHARETGHTNFGEV; translated from the exons ATGCTGCGGCTGCGCTGCAAGGCCCGGAGCGGCTCGCACGCGCTGCCGGGGCTGTCGCCGCACTCCCGCCTCCGCGACATGCAGGCCGCGCTCGCCGCGCTCACCGGAGTGCCCGCGCCCGCACAGCGCCTCCTGCACGGCTTCCCGCCGCGCAGCCTCGACCTCAGCGACGGCGAGCGGCGGCTGGGCGAGCTCGGCATCCACTCGG GTGACACTCTGATAGTGGAAGAGGACACATCCAAACCCGAGCCGGGCTCGCCGGTGGTGGCCAAGAAAGCGATGTCCCAGCCCGTCAGGGAAGCCGTGCCCGTGCTGGCCAGGAGGGTGGTGCCAGCAGACAATTCCTGCCTGTTCACCAGCATCTTCTACGTGGTGGAGGGCGGCGTGTACGACCCTGGCTGCGCCCCGGAGATGCGCAACCTCATCGCCCAGATCGTGGCCAGCGACCCCGAGTCGTACTGCGAGGCCGTGCTGGGCAAAACCAACAGGGAATACTGTGACTGGATCCGCAGGGAGGAGACCTGGGGAGGAGCCATCGAGGTGTCCATCCTGTCCAAGTTCTACCAGTGCGAGATCTGCGTGGTGGACACGCAGACCGTGCGCATCGACCGCTTCGGCGAGGACGCGGGCTACAGCAAGCGCGTGCTGCTGATCTACGACGGCATCCACTACGACCCCCTGGAGCGCCGCCTGCCCGCCTCGGACCTTCCTCCCCAGACCATCTTCCCCAGCAGCGATGACGTGGTGCTGGcgcaggctctggagctggcGGATGAAGCCCGCAGGAAGAGGCAGTTCACGGATGTGAATCGCTTCGCCCTGCGCTGCATGGTGTGCCAGAAGGGACTGACGGGGCAGCTGGAGGCCAGGGAGCACGCCAGGGAGACTGGACACACCAACTTCGGGGAGGTGTGA